Part of the Asterias rubens chromosome 20, eAstRub1.3, whole genome shotgun sequence genome, AGACCGGTAGCGCTGAAAAGCGCCGTGTCACCGCCAGAGACAATGTGCGGATTCAACGAAAAGGATTCGCAATTGGAGCGAACCCCAATTACGAATGACGGCCATTTTCCGAAGAAGTTGTGCGCGTGGCCCACGAGTCCGGCTGGGGCCGGGCTCGGCCACACCTTACCGGGGTTCGAATCTTCAAAAACATGGGCTGATTACTGCAGGCATTTTTCGCAGGAAAGTAACTATCATCTCGCTGGGAATTTGACGAAACCAGACGGTCAAGAGAGCATGAGTAGGACATCACACGGGAGTGAATTTGACGGTAAAAAGGATACCGCCGCGTCACCGCTCGAGGGAAAGTTACGGCAAcatgcgccctctgttgacgcGTTGGACACCAGGAATGGCGGTGGTACCGGTGAGTCGAAGCGAAGTGCGTTCCGCGAGGTTGCGAGACGCCAGGGGACCGGACTTTACGATCAGCGCACGACACCCTCGACTtgctcctcctcctcctcctccccctccACTTCAATATTGAGACAACGTGGAGGAGACGTGCACGATCATCCTCAAGAAATACCAAGTGACAAAACATTACCATATAGCCTAAATTCAGCGATATCGGTTCACACTCCCCTCCTACCAAACCAATTATTCTACAGCTCCTCCTCACAACCTCTGTCAGTGTCAGCAATGGGTGGCAGCATTCCACACAACAGTACTGAACTCGGGGAACGTTTCAGGGCGCCATCTTTGATCCCAGTGAAGCAACAACTACACGCAGATTTCGTGAAATACACCCCGGACAAACATCACAGAAATCCGTACAGCCCCGGGGCCAAGGTGTCCCAAATCAACACCAGCCCGATCAGGGATACGTCTGCTCTCCATTTTGGAGCATTTCAAAACAACGCCCCCACCGGCAAGATGATGAACTCTTTGCCAGTTCCATGGCAACAACAGCCGGTTTTCCCCGCTGGTGTCCTGCCGCTTTCATCCAGCGTTGCAACGCCCCAGTACGACAATTGGTGCGCAAAATGCAACGCAAGCTTTCGAATGACGAGCGATCTTGTTTACCACATGAGAACGCAACACAAACGGTCGGCCGAGGGAAGTAGCGCCACCAATGACAAACCTGGCACCAAGCGCTCTGCAGAGGAGAAACTGAAGTGCGACTTCTGTGGGGAGACGTTCAGAGAGCGCCACCACTTGACGAGGCACATGACGTCACACAACAACAATGAATAATTTATGTCCCTTCTTGTGGGATATTACGAAAACGACATCTAAAATTTCTGGTCTGTTCTCCATATTCAAACATTGCCTGTTTTCTGCGCCGAGATAATGGCCGAGTTAGTTCGGGCGGTGTTTTCTTGGCACGAGGGAGCTGTTCGCACGTGCGCCCGAACGATGAGAACGAGACCCGAGAACAATACACTCGCTACAATACACTCGCTACAATATCACACACGACCTTTCATCGGGGGTTTcgaaaacaaaaatggcggCAGCATCTCAAGGAGAACGAGTAAATTAGTTTAAAATGACTATAAAATAGATTGTTATAGTTAATTTTAATCAATTGAAAGTTAACATTAATCTAGACTACAGTCTAGTCATCATCCCAAAGAAATAGGTCGAAAGGTTGTCTCTTTCTACCGTCAGGTTTCCGACACTTACAAAAACCAGCCTATTTTTTTGAGTTGACGTGCCGCGTGGTCACATTAATTGACCATGAGTAGTACCGAATCAATATTGGAGGCTCTAATCACATCGTCGTTTGAGCGGATGAAACAAGAACGGTGATCCTACTTGTTCGTTCTCGATTATCCAAAAATAAACAGCCCGTACTCGGCCATTGAGTCTAAGTAGCGCCCTCTACTGCCATGTTTAGTAGACTGGATTACGTATCGTCAACATTTTAGTGCGGCCAAGGACCACCCATAGATTTCTGTACCTGCGACATGACACCGCACGTGTTTGTTGTGATTATCACAAAGAAATGAATGTGTTGCTCTTGATGGCTTTTGAAAACTCATAAACATTCTCTTTTGTGGTTAAACGCGAAGTCATCTTTTACTTTGCTAAAAAAGGCACATAACCGCTCTATCAAGACTTTGAAAAATTGTCCTTACTCGGTGGTTACGTACGTTGTGCAATTGCATTACACTGCACTTCCAATATTGCAATTAGAGAAGAGAGAGTCAGAAATTAGGTTTgatgggttcgattcccacaaAATATTCATGCTGGTTTTTTTATAGATCACTGTAGTTGAACACAATAATCATGGGTTTTTAATCATTGCACCACGCAATACGCGGCAACAAAAGATGGCAGCCAAATGCAAAGGTGTCTATTCAAATTATTGTCACGATGACATAATCACGAtattgtgatgatgacgtcaagGGAAATGTGCCATCGGTGTtctattctttattattatgaagttgatgaaataaaacaagatggctgcaacACGACTAAAGTATTATTACAACAATGtgtatgttattattatcatgattTAATCCATAAAATTGTttgtaatatcaacagctctctggtACTCTATGGTAATACCAAGTTTTATAGCCATTAAATTTTGGAGTAGGCCTatttttaccaaaggtgtaacCTTTAAAACACAGTAAACCCGAACACATACGCATCCAATGTCAATGAAGAGATTGTTTGAAGATTGAGACCAGAAAAAGAATAACTTCAACAAGGTCAAGTATCCGTTTTCCAAACAAAGAAACCAAACACTCAAACGCAGTAGTAAATTCCACGACTGGTTTACCAAAACTCACACCACAGTTTTAGACACCCCCAATTATCGCGTAAACCTATTATCATGCCATATAATCAACGCAATTAGTCCATTACAAAATTACCCCATTCAATATAAATCAATAACATTGAACCACATGAGACACCCACAGTAGGGGAACACATTGTGCAGGAAATATTACTGCCCCCATATCCTACATATAAATAACTTATCACCTTTATATAAAACTGTGTTTTAGTTGCCCCAGTTGGCAGAAAATTTATAGTGTGACATCCAACAATAAAAACGCAACACTCCCGAACAATTCCAGTGGTTGACCGTAACACCACTCATCACCCTACCGACAACTCTTACAAATCTTAGGCGAGCCAGTTTACATCCAATCGGGGCGACATTATTTAAAGACCGGACCGCAAAACAATTTGGGTGCGAGACGAACTTGCACAAGGTTTTACTGGAGTGATAGCATAATATTGATTGTGCTCTCGGCGGGTTGGCGGTTTCGGTGGGGAAGGAGCCTAGGACCGCCGACTGAAACCTTTCGTCACCCGCAGCCTATGCGAGCGACCGGaactccaaaaaaaaaaaaaattgagaacaATTTATAAACAGGAAATCTTTTGAAAG contains:
- the LOC117303583 gene encoding zinc finger and BTB domain-containing protein 18-like, giving the protein MEFVQTGSRFAPSLCNPITTRASTGKAKSTHHGIARPVALKSAVSPPETMCGFNEKDSQLERTPITNDGHFPKKLCAWPTSPAGAGLGHTLPGFESSKTWADYCRHFSQESNYHLAGNLTKPDGQESMSRTSHGSEFDGKKDTAASPLEGKLRQHAPSVDALDTRNGGGTGESKRSAFREVARRQGTGLYDQRTTPSTCSSSSSSPSTSILRQRGGDVHDHPQEIPSDKTLPYSLNSAISVHTPLLPNQLFYSSSSQPLSVSAMGGSIPHNSTELGERFRAPSLIPVKQQLHADFVKYTPDKHHRNPYSPGAKVSQINTSPIRDTSALHFGAFQNNAPTGKMMNSLPVPWQQQPVFPAGVLPLSSSVATPQYDNWCAKCNASFRMTSDLVYHMRTQHKRSAEGSSATNDKPGTKRSAEEKLKCDFCGETFRERHHLTRHMTSHNNNE